The genomic region TCTGCAATTTGAATGCACCCAGTGCGGCGCGTGCTGCAGCGGCGAACCCGGCTTTGTTTTCGTCAACGATTCAGAAATCCAGGCGATGGCGGAAACCATGAAGATGGAAATTGATGCCTTTGAGCACAAGTTCACGCGCCGGGTCGGGAATCGCATCAGCCTGGTCGAATACCCCGATGGCGACTGCATCTTCCTAGACCCGAAGTCACGTCATTGCCTAGTCTACCAATCCCGCCCAATCCAGTGCCGCACTTGGCCGTTTTGGGACTCTACGTTGGATACGAAGAATGACTGGAAGGAAACCTGCGAGGTTTGCCCTGGGGCAGGAAAGGGAAAACTGTACTCCTTGGAAGAAATCGAAATTCGTCGCCGCGAAAAGTCGGTTTGACTGAAGATTGCCGGTTAGGGTGGACGATACCGGTTGTAAGGAAAGGTCCAGTGATGACGGATTTCGTGCCGACACCACCTTGACACTCCCCCCGAGGCGTTCTTAAAGTTACTGAACTTAAGTCTTTCGGCACAAACGATTTGCGTCGTTTTCTGTCGCAACACCTAGTCAGTCAGTGACGGCGGAGCGAAACGGCATGACAAAGAAAGAGATCGTGCGAGTCATCTCCGAAGAACTCGGATTGACTCAACAACAAACCAAAGAGGTGGTGCAAAGAACGCTTGATTCGATTGTCGAATCGTTAGTGCGAGAGGGTAGGATTGAATTGCGTAACTTTGGTGTTTTCGAAGTGAAACCCCGAGCCGCTCGAACGGCTCGGAACCCAAAGACCGGCCAACAAGTTCACGTCCCTGAGAAATTTGTCGTCAGTTTCAAGCCTGGAAAGGTGATGGAACAGCGAGTCCAAGATCTCAGCGAACAACCTTCCCGTCCCGCATGGCTCGACGCCGAATTAACTGATCTGAACGCCACCGATCATTCCACACCGGAAGAGACAAGTTCTTCCAACAATCAGGATGCTCCCATTCGGCCAACCGGCAACTGGGGGTAACTGATTGCGACCGTTCATCGCCTAAGCATTTGCAAGTTCATGGAGGAACTCAGCATGTCTGATACCAATACCACTTTGGATCACTCGCCTGCCACACCCACGGTGATGCCGCGTCGCACGTCGCAAACCAAAGCCAGAAAGCAGTCAGGGCTACGATCAATCGCCTTGCGTGCCCTCTTCGGCCTGACGTTGATGGCTGCGGTCACGACTTCGGTCGGCTGTTTCGTGCCGATCTACTCAGCTCGTCCTGAACGCCGTGTCCAGCAAATGCTTTACACTTCGGAAGACTTGCGTGCCTTGGTCGACGAATGGGAACGATTCTGGTTCCTGGATTCGCCCAGCCACCTGACGCCCATCCGTACTCACGGCGGCATCTTTTAAGCAGTTCGCGAAACAGTCATCGCGATTGTTCACACCGTCGCGTCGGATGGCACGTCAGCAAGATTGACTGCCGCCACCGTTCCGCGTTTGTTTCCCACGGCCGGCAACTCGACCCGAAAGGTCGATCCCTTGCCCGGCTTGCTCTGCACGCTCACCACTCCACTGAGCGCCAAGGTCAAGTTTTTGACAATCGCAAGTCCCAATCCTGTACTGGATGTGGACAATTCCGTGTTGCGCGATCCACGGTAAAACCGCTCGAAAATCTTAGACTGATCGCTCTCCGGGATCCCCACGCCCGTGTCCTCGACGATCACCGCCCAGCGTCCAGCGTGCCAATCAAGGGAAACGTCAATTTGACCGCCCCGAGGGGTGTAGCGGATCGCATTGCCAATCAGGTTATTGCAGATCGTTAGTGTTGCTTCCGAGTCCGCCATGACTTTGGATCCCTCACCGCCGTCGTGCAGCGTCAAAGTCAATCCACTCGCCGCCGCCACCGGTTCGTAAGTGCGAACAGACTCGGTCACGATTTCGCGGAGCCGAATGCTCGATATTTTCATCAGCGATCGTCCCGACTGAGCCCGGGCGAGCTGCATCATGTCGCTAATCAATCGCTCCAGTCGGTGACATTGCGAGATGATTTGATGCATGAAATGGATTGCTGCTTCCGGGTCATCCGTCGCCGCCAGTTCCACCGTCTCGGCATACCCCTTAATTGCAGCCAGCGGAGTTTTCAGTTCGTGGGAAACGTTGGCCACAAACTCGCGACGCATCCCTTCAATCTGACGCGACTCCGTTTCATCTCGCAATGACAACTGCACTCGCAACGAGTCTTCTTCACCGATCACGTCCACTCGCACACGGATCGGTCGCACGCCATCACTGTGATGCAACTCGACGATCGAATCCTGTGGTAAACGTTCATCGATCGCGGCACGAATCGATTTGACCATTTTGGGATCTCGAACTAGTTCATCGAACGCACGCCCCTGCAGTTTTTCACGTGGCGTCAGTCCCAACAACTGAACCGCCGAAGGATTGATCAGCAAAATGGACAGATCGGTGGAAAGCACGATCACGCCGTCAATCAGTTGCAACAGCGCTGAATCACCTAACCTTGACTGTGCCCGGACCTCATCCAAATCCGCCCGACACTGATTGATGAGGTCGGTCGTGTTGGATTGTTGCTGGCGAAAGTAGTCGTGTAGCTTTTCATGCCGATAGTCATTGACGCGGAAAACCACGTAAAGAGTCGCCGCCGCCAAAATCGCAACCAACCAACCCGGCACGCCCACCCATGGCAAAACCAGGAAGCATGCCAGCACGACAAACTTGAAGTACCCGACCATCCCGGAATCGCCCACCGGCAGTGCAGCACCCCGTATTGGTTCGGCTGGAGGGCTTCCCACATCGGGAATCGGCTTGTCTGAAGAAGAAGGCATCGACGGGACCAAAAGAAAAAAAGGTGGGCTGCTCGCTCGCAACAACGATCCAGTATATTGCTGGTTGGTTCGAAGTCGAATAGTCGATCGGCGGACTTATTGTGAACATTGGCTGAAGATTGCGTGCAGGACGCTAAAAGTACCCCATGACCGACACTGAATCCCTTTCGCAAACCCTGTCCGACAGCCCGCTTGCGAGCGGCCAACCCGGAACGGCCAGCCGAAGCGAAAGCGTTAATGATCCTGTCGAGGGGTACATTGGTGCCAAGCATTTCGAGATCACCGATATCGCCGGCGGTTGCATCATGGTGTTCGCATCGGGCGCAATCTCGTGCGTGTTGCTGGTCATCAACGGCGCTTTTGTGATGGCCCTGCTTTCCGCTTTCGCGGCGGGCGGTGCACGATGGGTCGAAAACGAAAAGTTCAGCCAGTTCCTGCTCTTCAGTCTTCCCGTCGCGTTACTCATCGTGCAGTGGTACCTGATCGATACACTGCGATGGATTCTGCGTCGGCGAGTGCAAAAATAGCCTACCGAAGAGGCCGATTTTTGCGGACTTCTTTACTATTGGGAATTCCGCTGCACCTGGACCGGCGACATCAGATAGGCGATCAGGTTCGCGACCCCCTGATCGTCAAGTGGTTTCAACAGACCACTTGGCATCGGTGATTGATCAGTTTCGAATTCCGCTTCGATTTCATCCAACGGAATGGTTTGAGTGCGGTTGGCGGACGCCAGCGTTAACGTGCTGCGGGTTCGCTGGGTCACCAAGCCGACAAGCAAACGACCATCCAATGTCAGGATCTTCCTAGCTCGGTAGTCCGCACCGACCACCGCGTCAGGATCGACGACATGGTGCAGCCAATAATCAAGACTGGTGCGTTGGGCGCCTGTTAAATCAGGGCCGACGTTCTCGCCAGTCCCAAACATTCGATGGCACGTCGAGCAGTTTCGGTCAAACAGATCCCGACCTATCGACGCGTTTGCTTTCGCAAGCACGCTCGGTGACAGAACACCTCGCAGACGCTCAATTTCATCAAGCCGATCTTGCGGCGTGCTGGTCAATCGCCCCCATTTCGCTTCCACGCGTTCCGCCAACTCCGAATCGCCCAACGCCAGCAGGTCCCGCACGTTTGCCGCTGACAAAACTTTCACCGGCAATTTCCCTCCTTCGATCGCATTCATTAATTCGTTCGCGTATTCCACTCGCACACACAACATCGAGATTACCTGAGGACGCACCGGAGCCCGAAACCGTCGGTATTGACGAATCAGTTGCGTGGCCACTCGCGAGTCAGGAATCAAGGTGATCGCCCGGGCCGCTGCCAGGTTCACGCGAGCGTCACCGATCAGAGGTTCGGCTGCCTTAATAATCTCGCCAGCCTCGCCGGCACGACCACCATCCGCCGCTTGACCTCCAGCAACTTGATCCTGCCACGAACGCACCCAACCCACTAGCGCCGTCAGTCGATCCTGAATGTCACGCTTGCGATCCCCCACCATGTCAGCCAATTCACTGGCCGGTATTCCATCACCAAACTTAACTTCCAACTGCTTGCACAACGCTTCCCGGCCTGGATCAAACCTTACGGTGCGGCTCCTAAAAACAGCCCAAGACTGCGGTTCTTCAGTCGCCCGCAGGCCTACGCTTCCCTTCAACAACCCTTCCAGCAAAGCACCACACCACGGGCCATCGCCAGAGATCGCCAACGCTTGCACAATCACGTCTGGTACCTCGCCAAACTGTTCCCCCAAACTGCGCGCAACCAAGCCAGTCAATTCCGGAAGCTGACACGCCTTCAATACACTGAGTGATTCAGCGGGATGCTGTGCGATCCTTCCCATGATCCCGTACCAAATCAACTTCGCTTGGTTGTGATCGTTCGCGTCTGCATCGCCAGTAATCGCGAGCAACCGGGCGGCAGCCCCAGCACGCAAATCACTAGGCAATCGCTGAAGCGTCGAAGCCACGATCAGCCGCAATGCCGGAGCATCCGGCAATCCCAGCTTGTCCATATCCGCAATCAGCTGAATGGCTGCTGGCCGAATTCGCGACCACGCCAGGCGACTATCCGCCGTCGGCCCGTAACAATCATCAATCGGCCAGTCCTGGGTCAGGTACCGCAACGTGATCCCACGTAGCACTGGCGACGAATGGAAAAGCCACTGCCGCCCATCAAATTGCGGATCCAAGTCAGCCAGCGTCCAGAAACATCGAGCAAGCTCGGCAGCCGAACGCTCCGATTGAATCGCTTCTTTCAGAAGATCCAAAACCGCTTGCCGATCACTGTCCGACAGCTTGCCAAGTCGATTCAGCTCGACCAATCGCATCCGACTTTGGTGTGAAAACCAACGCTCATTGCCCAGCTGAAAACGTGCCAACGCCACCGCATCATCTCCCGCCAAAACACTCAAGCGTTTTGCCACAGTCGATCGTGTTTCTTCCGACAAAGATACATTCGTTGAGCCTGCTTGTTCGCCGGTCGAATTCGCTTGAATCTTGAAAATCCGTCCGCTGTTGCGGTGGACTCCCGTGTGTTCATGACACTCGCCCAAATCGCTCCAATCCAGCACATAGCAATTGCCGTCGGGCCCAGCAGAAATCTCCATCCCGCGGAACCATTCATCACCAGAGACAAAGAAATCCACACCATGCTTTCCGACATAGCCAGTTCCCTCGCGATGCAGGTGCTCGACGTTAGCACGGCGACCATGGAAGTTGAGCGTCATCAGCGCGCCACGCAACTTCGCTGGCCAGAGAGTCTCTTGGTAGATCATCATCCCGCTGTGAGCATGACCGCCCCCGAAGTCGTTTGCCGCTCCGTCACGCGAAGCCGTCCAATTGCCGGTTGTGTCAAAGTGGAAGTGATCAGCATGCTGGTCAATAAGTTCATACGCATCCAAATTCGGATCCAGTGTGAACGGTCGCTTGAAGTGAGCCCCATGGATGCCATGCCACAAATGCCCGTTCACGGTATTGATGAAGAACAGCTCGCCAATTTCATTGAAGTCATGCCCCCACGGGTTGGTCGTTCCGTGACAAATAACCTCAAATCGTTTCTCGTCAACGTTGTATCTCCAAACTCCGCCTTCCAACGCGATCCGGTCTTCATCAGGCGTTCCCGGACTTCCAACGGTACCGGGGCACGACCCGCCACATCGACCGTACAACCAACCGTCGGGGCCAAACCGCAAACCATTAGCAAAGTTGTGATAGTTCTGGTTCGCAACGGTGAAGCCATCAAGCACGGTTTCCGGCGGACCGTCCGGAACGGCATCGTGATCCGCATCCGGCACGAACAGCAATCGCGGCGGGCACATCAGCCACACACCGCCTCGGCCCACTTCGACCGAGGTCAATTTGGAAACGGAGTCCAGGAAGACGCTTCGGCGTTCAGGCGTCCCGTCTTGGTCGGCATCCTGAAAAACGACCACACGATCCCGCAGCCCTTCATCGAACTTCTGCGTCCGGTCTGCGTACGTGTAGTTTTCAGCAACCCACATCCGTCCTAAATGGTCCCAGGCCATATCGATCGGATTGCGGACATCCGGTTCGGACGCGAACACGGTGGCCGTGAATCCCGCAGGCAATTCAATCGCCCTGGCTGAGTCTTCCGGTCCAGGTAACGGATTCGTTGCGGCTAAGGGTTCATTGTCCGTCGGCGTTGGAAACTCACTGCTCGCCACACCAGATTCCACCACTTCGCCACCCCAAACCGAGATTTGAGCCCCCATCACGACGGCGACCCAAACCGAAAGTGCGGCTACCATCGATTCGAAGCCCCAGCAACGGCCCAAAGTGACTCGGGGTGCAAAACATCGGCGAAGTACGTAGAACATGCAAAACCATTCTAAAACGACATAACTCAGGAAATCACCCATGCGGCGAATCGGCACCTTGGCGGACGAGGCGACATCGAATCGTTTTTGCGATTACTTGCAAACGCAGTCGATCGACGCAAAAGCCGAACCAAGCCACGATTCCGACTCATCCGGCGGTGCATCAGCGACACCCCATGATATCTGGATTCGAGCGGAACAGGACGTGCCACAAGCTCGAGAGTTTTTGGCCGCCTTCCAAGCCGACCCGCAAGCGAAACAGTATGACGTTTCAGCGGAGGCGGAGCGTCTTCGGAAAGCGAAAGCCAACGAGAATGCGAAAAAACTGAAGCTGCAAAAGAAAGTGAAGATGCGAGGCGGATCCGCGTTGGGCGGCCCAGGCAACAGCGGAGCTCCGATTCCGGTCACCATTACCGTCATCGTGATCGCAAGCCTGGTTGGATTTTTCACTCAGTTCCGGGATTGGACGCCGCCGCAGTCCAAGGAAAACTTGACTGTGGAAATGCAAGTTTTCTATGGACTGGCTGTAGTCGATGACTACACCTATGTCGAGACGCGAGATCCTTTCTACTTGATGAAACAGGGCCAGATCTGGCGTCTGGTCACCCCCATGTTCCTGCACGGCAGCACCTGGCACCTCGCCTTTAACATGATCAATCTGTTTGTGCTGGGAAGCGTCGTGGAACGAATTCACGGCAGTGTTTTCTTTGCGATCCTGTTGCTGTTATGCCAGGCCGCCGCGACTCTCACCCAGATTCTGATGCCGGATTGGCTTGAACCCCCGCTGGCCATCGGAGCCTCCGGCGCTGTCTTTGGCGTTTTCGGATTCCTGTGGATTCGGCCCAAACTCGATCCCAACTATCCCGTCGAAATCCCGCCCATCAATGTGATGTTCATGTTGATTTTCTTATTCATCTGCATGACACCGATCATCGATGGTATCGCCAATGGCGCCCACGTGGGTGGACTCCTGGCCGGCATGGTGATCACCGTCGTCACGCCAAAGTTGTAGCGAACCCAGGCACTCTGCATTCCATTTCCAACCACTGCGAACGCGAACAGCGAGTGGCCTTCGATGCCGACGAGTAGCAATTCAGCCTTTGGCAAAGTATGCGGTTTAGGTGATCAATAGCCGCCACACGTCGACTTTGCCAAGTAAACAGCCATCCCATGACGATACAACGGAAGAAACCACTCTTACCGCGTCCACCCCTGGGATCCCGATCGCGATGGCTGTCAAACTCATTCGAAAACCGACCATCTTGATCTTCATGATGCTCGCCACCGTCACGACGACTGTGTCCGCCGATTTCGGCACTTGGATGCACCGTCAGAAAATGGCTTACTATCGCAACCAGGCATGGCCGGATCCGTTCAACGAGGCCGATGCGGTTCAAGTTGTCCAGCCGTTCGAGATCATGAAGAACAACGGCTGGCGAACACACAACACAATCGGACACGCTCTGTTCCGTGCAGGCGACGGAGCCCTGTTGGCATCGGGCCAAAACCGCGTTCGCTGGATTGCCACCCAATCCCCGACCGCTCGTCGCGAGATCTATGTTTTGCAAGGTCGCACCCAAGAAGAAACCAAAGCCCGGATGGCATCGGTTCGCGAAGCCGTTGCCCATTACGTTGGCGACGGTGTCGAACCAACCATCTTGGTCACAACAACCGAACCATCGACGACCCCAGGTGCCATTGCGACTAAGATCAATCGCGACCGCATCGAACAAATGGCACTCCCCAAACTGCCAACGACGACC from Neorhodopirellula lusitana harbors:
- a CDS encoding YkgJ family cysteine cluster protein encodes the protein MNSSKRRPTSEPKGPWYQDGLQFECTQCGACCSGEPGFVFVNDSEIQAMAETMKMEIDAFEHKFTRRVGNRISLVEYPDGDCIFLDPKSRHCLVYQSRPIQCRTWPFWDSTLDTKNDWKETCEVCPGAGKGKLYSLEEIEIRRREKSV
- a CDS encoding HU family DNA-binding protein, which translates into the protein MTKKEIVRVISEELGLTQQQTKEVVQRTLDSIVESLVREGRIELRNFGVFEVKPRAARTARNPKTGQQVHVPEKFVVSFKPGKVMEQRVQDLSEQPSRPAWLDAELTDLNATDHSTPEETSSSNNQDAPIRPTGNWG
- a CDS encoding sensor histidine kinase; protein product: MPSSSDKPIPDVGSPPAEPIRGAALPVGDSGMVGYFKFVVLACFLVLPWVGVPGWLVAILAAATLYVVFRVNDYRHEKLHDYFRQQQSNTTDLINQCRADLDEVRAQSRLGDSALLQLIDGVIVLSTDLSILLINPSAVQLLGLTPREKLQGRAFDELVRDPKMVKSIRAAIDERLPQDSIVELHHSDGVRPIRVRVDVIGEEDSLRVQLSLRDETESRQIEGMRREFVANVSHELKTPLAAIKGYAETVELAATDDPEAAIHFMHQIISQCHRLERLISDMMQLARAQSGRSLMKISSIRLREIVTESVRTYEPVAAASGLTLTLHDGGEGSKVMADSEATLTICNNLIGNAIRYTPRGGQIDVSLDWHAGRWAVIVEDTGVGIPESDQSKIFERFYRGSRNTELSTSSTGLGLAIVKNLTLALSGVVSVQSKPGKGSTFRVELPAVGNKRGTVAAVNLADVPSDATV
- a CDS encoding PVC-type heme-binding CxxCH protein translates to MVAALSVWVAVVMGAQISVWGGEVVESGVASSEFPTPTDNEPLAATNPLPGPEDSARAIELPAGFTATVFASEPDVRNPIDMAWDHLGRMWVAENYTYADRTQKFDEGLRDRVVVFQDADQDGTPERRSVFLDSVSKLTSVEVGRGGVWLMCPPRLLFVPDADHDAVPDGPPETVLDGFTVANQNYHNFANGLRFGPDGWLYGRCGGSCPGTVGSPGTPDEDRIALEGGVWRYNVDEKRFEVICHGTTNPWGHDFNEIGELFFINTVNGHLWHGIHGAHFKRPFTLDPNLDAYELIDQHADHFHFDTTGNWTASRDGAANDFGGGHAHSGMMIYQETLWPAKLRGALMTLNFHGRRANVEHLHREGTGYVGKHGVDFFVSGDEWFRGMEISAGPDGNCYVLDWSDLGECHEHTGVHRNSGRIFKIQANSTGEQAGSTNVSLSEETRSTVAKRLSVLAGDDAVALARFQLGNERWFSHQSRMRLVELNRLGKLSDSDRQAVLDLLKEAIQSERSAAELARCFWTLADLDPQFDGRQWLFHSSPVLRGITLRYLTQDWPIDDCYGPTADSRLAWSRIRPAAIQLIADMDKLGLPDAPALRLIVASTLQRLPSDLRAGAAARLLAITGDADANDHNQAKLIWYGIMGRIAQHPAESLSVLKACQLPELTGLVARSLGEQFGEVPDVIVQALAISGDGPWCGALLEGLLKGSVGLRATEEPQSWAVFRSRTVRFDPGREALCKQLEVKFGDGIPASELADMVGDRKRDIQDRLTALVGWVRSWQDQVAGGQAADGGRAGEAGEIIKAAEPLIGDARVNLAAARAITLIPDSRVATQLIRQYRRFRAPVRPQVISMLCVRVEYANELMNAIEGGKLPVKVLSAANVRDLLALGDSELAERVEAKWGRLTSTPQDRLDEIERLRGVLSPSVLAKANASIGRDLFDRNCSTCHRMFGTGENVGPDLTGAQRTSLDYWLHHVVDPDAVVGADYRARKILTLDGRLLVGLVTQRTRSTLTLASANRTQTIPLDEIEAEFETDQSPMPSGLLKPLDDQGVANLIAYLMSPVQVQRNSQ
- a CDS encoding rhomboid family intramembrane serine protease, which codes for MRRIGTLADEATSNRFCDYLQTQSIDAKAEPSHDSDSSGGASATPHDIWIRAEQDVPQAREFLAAFQADPQAKQYDVSAEAERLRKAKANENAKKLKLQKKVKMRGGSALGGPGNSGAPIPVTITVIVIASLVGFFTQFRDWTPPQSKENLTVEMQVFYGLAVVDDYTYVETRDPFYLMKQGQIWRLVTPMFLHGSTWHLAFNMINLFVLGSVVERIHGSVFFAILLLLCQAAATLTQILMPDWLEPPLAIGASGAVFGVFGFLWIRPKLDPNYPVEIPPINVMFMLIFLFICMTPIIDGIANGAHVGGLLAGMVITVVTPKL